The segment GAGGGTATCCTCACAATGACAAATATGAGGGAATCCTCGCAAAAATCAAGTGGGGAGCCGCAAACGCGTATTCCGAAGCGCCGCCGCGGCCATGACCGCGTTGCCGTGCTTCTGGAAACGGCCGCAAAAATCTTCGTTCAAAAGGGCTATGACGCTGCGACGATGACGGAGATCGCCGCCGAAGCGCACTCGTCGATCGGCTCGCTCTATCAATTCTTTCCGACCAAGCCACTGCTTGCCGAAGCGCTGCATGTCGATCGGCTGGAGCGGCTGAAAGCGGTGCTTCAGGATATCGCGGAAAAGAGCGGCGGCCGTTCGGCTGCCGATAGCGGCGAGGCGATCTTCGACAGGCTCGGTGCCTTCATCGAGGAGTTTCCGGAATTTCCGGTGCTTGCCGCCCGCCGCGACGTGCCGAAGGACCGCAAGATGCGTTCGCGGGCGGAGCTGAAGGAGCTGATTTCCTCTATCCTGCGGCGCGCCGAGCCGCCGATCACGGACGATGTCGCCTTGATGTCAGCGATCATTCTGGAACTGCTGCGTATTGCCGTCGTTGCCGCCAACGAGCCGGAAGCGGCCGGCGACCGGCGTCTTGTCCACGAATTGCGCCTAATGCTGCGCAAGCGTCTTGAAGAAGCTGCGGCAAAAGCCTGATTTCATGGAGCAGCAATCGGCCGGTTTGCGAAAAGATGAGCAATTCCGTCCTGCTTTTCGCCCTCATTTGGCCTATGCTTGATTCCCATCAAAGCATCAGAGGATCATGAATGGCATCGTCGCGGTTGAAAGCAGGCTTGGTTGCTTCTCTTTTCTGCCTGCTGATCTTGCCGGCGCCCTCCAACGCCGACGAGTTACAGTTCCGTATTGGCACGGCCATTCTCGGTGATCTGAAATACCAGCCCGGCTTCAAGCATTTCGACTACGTCAATCCGGATGCACCGAAGGGCGGCGAGTTGAAGCTTTCAAGCAACGGTACGTTCGATACGCTCAATCCCATTTTGCTGAAGGGCAATCCGGTCACCGGAATTGGACTGGTTTTCGATACATTGCTGAAATCGGCCGACGATGAAATCGCCTCGGCTTATGGGCTGCTGGCGGAAGGCGTGTCCTATCCTGACGACATATCGAATGCGACGTTCCGGTTGCGGGCGGAGGCGAAATGGGCTGACGGAACCCCGGTGACTCCGGAAGATGTGATCTTCAGCTTCGAAAAGGCTAAAGAACTTAATCCGTTCATGACGAGCTACTACGCGCATGTGTCGCGGGCTGAAAAGACTGGCGACCGCGATGTTACCTTCACGTTCGACGAGAAGAACAATCGCGAACTGCCGTTCATTCTGGGACAGCTTCTTCCCATCGTGCCGAAACATTGGTGGGAAGGCACCGGGCCGGACGGCAAGCTGCGCGACATTTCGCGCACGACGCTGGAGCCGGTCATGGGTTCTGGCCCCTACAAGATCGCGGCCGTCTCGCCGGGCTCGACCATCCGCTATGAGCTCCGCGACGACTATTGGGCCAAGAACTTGCCCGTGAATGTCGGCGAGAACAATTTCGGAGTGATCTCGTACGCCTATTACGCCGACGACGATGTGGAATTCGAAGGGTTTCGCGGCGGCAATGTCGATTTCTGGCAGGACAATAGCGCCAGCCGCTGGGTAACGGGCTATGATTTCCCCGCAGTCAAGGATGGCCGCATCAAGCGCGAAGACGTGCCCAATCCGCTGCGCGCGACCGGCGTGATGCAGGCGCTGGTTCCAAACATGCGCCGCGATCAGTTCAAGGATCAAAGGGTACGCGAAGCGCTCAACTACGCCTTTGATTTCGAGGAGATCAACCGCACGGTCGCCTACGGTGTGTATCACCGTGACGACAGCTATTTCTTCGGCACCAAACTCGCTTCCTCCGGTCTGCCTCAGGGGGAGGAGTTGAATATTCTGAACGAGATCAAGGACAAGGTGCCGCCTGAGGTCTTTACGACGCCCTACAGCAATCCCGTAGGTGGCGATCCGCAGAAATCTCGTGACAATCTTCGTAAAGCGATCGGGCTTCTCAAGGATGCGGGCTATGTCATCAAGGGCAACCAGATGGTCAACGCCAAGACCGGACAGCCCTTTTCCATCGAAATTCTCCTCGGCAGCCCATTTGTTGAAAAATGGGTGCTGCCCTACGCGCAGAACCTGAAGAAGATCGGCATCGACGCAAGGGTTCGAACCGTCGATTCATCGCAATACATCAATCGTGTCCGTAGCTTCGACTATGACATGATCTGGACCGTTTGGGCTCAGACACTCAATCCGGGCAACGAACAGATCGACATGTGGGGCTCGGCATCCGCCAATCGCCAAGGCTCGCGTAACTATGCCGGCATAGCCGATCCCGGCATCGATGCGCTGATCACCAAGGTCATTCTTGCCAAGGATGTCGCAGAGAAAGATGCTGCGGCGAAGGCGCTCGACCGCGTTCTGCTCGCCCATCACTACGTCGTTCCATTGTTCTATGCCACGAGCTTCCACATTGCCTATTGGGACAAGTTCGAACACTCCGCAAATCTGCCGGAATACTCGATGGGCTTTCCGGAGACATGGTGGTCGAAGAACGCCGGCAAATGAGCGGCTCTTGCAATGATGAACATGCTGGGCTCCAAATGCGCGATGCCGATTCGGCAATATCAGCCTGAAATGACTGCGCCGGCTGTATTCCGGCGGAAGGGAACAAACGACTTGAAAGACGGATGGATTGAGGCGAGAGCAGGCATATTCCTCGATGGGGGAGTGACGGGCTGATGGGCGCCTATATCCTCAGACGTCTGCTGCTGATGATCCCGACCATCATCGGCATCATGGCGATCTCCTTCACCATTGTGCAGTTCGCGCCCGGCGGTCCCGTCGAGCAGGTCATTGCGCAGTTGACCGGTCAGGCCGACAACGCCAATGGCCGTCTTTCCGGCGGCACCGATGTGCTCGGCCAGCAGAGCGTCGATGACAGCAGTTCGAAATATCGCGGCGCCCAGGGGCTTGATCCGGAGCTGATCGCCAAGCTCGACAAGCAGTTCGGCTTCGACAAGCCGCCGCTCGAGCGCTTCGGCCAGATGATGTGGAATTATATCCGCTTCGATTTCGGCGAAAGCTTCTTCCGCAATACCACGGTGATCGACCTCATCGGCCAGAAGTTGCCCGTATCGATCTCGCTCGGCATCTGGATCCTGATCTTCTCCTATGCCATCTCCATCCCGCTCGGCATCCGTAAGGCGATACAGGACGGATCGACCTTCGATGTCTGGACGTCCGGCGTCATCATCATCGGCTATGCCGTTCCGAGTTTTCTCTTCGGCATCATGCTGATCGTGCTTTTCGCCGGCGGCTCCTTCTTCGATTGGTTTCCGCTGCGCGGCCTCGTCTCCGACAATTTCGCCGATCTCAGTTGGTGGCAGAAGATCATCGATTATCTCTGGCATCTCGTGCTGCCGTTGATTTCGCTTTCGCTCGCCGCCTTCGCCACGACGACGCTGCTCACCAAGAATTCCTTCATCGAGGAAATCAAGAAGCAATATGTCATCACGGCCCGCGCCAAGGGTTTGAGCGAGCGGCGCGTGCTCTATGGCCACGTCTTCCGCAATGCCATGCTCATCGTCATCGCCGGTTTCCCCGGTGCCTTCATCTCCGCCTTCTTCACCGGTTCGCTATTGATCGAGAACATCTTCTCGCTCGACGGCCTTGGCCGCCTCAGCTATCTCTCCGTGGTCCAGCGTGATTATCCGATCGTGTTCGCAACGCTCTATATCTTCTCGCTGCTTGGCTTGTTCGTCGGCCTGATCTCGGACTTGATCTATACCTGGATCGACCCGCGCATCGATTTCGAGCGGAGGGACGTATGATGGACGCTGCGACCAATTCGACGGCCCCGGCAGTGGTAAAGCCGCCGCGCAAAGGCCTTTTTTCCCCGACCAACATTCGCCGCTGGCAGAATTTCAAGGCGAACCGCCGCGGCTACTGGTCCCTCTGGCTATTCCTGATCCTGTTCGTTCTGAGCCTCGGAGCGGAATTCATCGCCAACGACCGGCCGATCCTCATCTCCTATAAGGGCGAGATCCTGACACCTGTCTTCGTCGATTACCCCGAGGAAAAGTTCGGCGGCTTCCTGGCGCAGACCGATTATCGCGCAGAGGATATCAATCAGGAGATCAATGCCAATGGCTGGATGATTTGGCCGCCAATCCACTATTCCTACCAGACCGCCAATTCGAACCTTCCAAAGGGAATGTCGGCGCCGACCCCGCCCTTCTGGCTGATGAGCAAGGAAAAGCGCTGCTCCGGCTATGAAAAGGGCGTTGATGATCCGAATTGCACTTTGAGCAATCTCAACTGGCTGGGCACGGACGATCAGGCGCGCGATGTGCTGGCGCGCATGATCTACGGCTTCCGCATCTCGGTGCTGTTCGGCCTGGCGCTGACCATCTGCTCGGCGGTCGTCGGCGTTGCCGCCGGTGCCATACAAGGTTATTTCGGCGGCTGGACCGACCTTCTCCTGCAGCGCTTCATCGAAATATGGTCGTCGATGCCGGTGCTCTATATCCTGCTGATCATCGCCTCGGTCCTGCCGCCCGGCTTCTTCATCCTTCTCGGCATCCTTCTTCTGTTTTCCTGGGTAGGCCTCGTCGGCGTCGTGCGTGCCGAATTCCTGCGGGCACGCAATTTCGAATACGTGCGTGCCGCCCGTGCGCTCGGCGTCAACAACATTACCATCATGTATCGCCACCTGTTGCCGAACGCCATGGTCGCGACCCTGACCTTCGTGCCCTTCATTCTCTCCGGCTCGATCACGACTCTGACCTCGCTGGATTTCTTAGGATTCGGCATGCCTCCAGGCTCGCCCTCGCTCGGCGAGATGATCGCCCAAGGCAAATCTAATCTGCAGGCCCCCTGGCTGGGCCTCTCCGCCTTCTTCACCATGTCGATCATGCTGTCGCTTCTGATCTTCATCGGCGAGGCCGTCCGCGATGCATTCGATCCGAGGAAGACGTTCCGATGAGCGGAAACTCCACTCCATTGCTTTCCGTCCGCAATCTATCCGTCGCCTTTCACCAGGGCGGGCAAACCTCGACCGCGGTCGATGGCATCTCCTTCGATATCGCCAAAGGCGAGGTCTTGGCGCTGGTCGGCGAATCCGGATCCGGCAAATCGGTCTCGGCCAACTCGATCCTGAAGCTGCTGCCTTATCCCTCCGCCAGCCACCCCTCAGGCGAGATCCTGTTCAAGGGCAAGGACCTGCTGAAGGCGTCCGACAACGAGTTGCGTGCCGTGCGCGGCAACGACATTACCATGATCTTCCAAGAGCCGATGACCTCGCTCAATCCGCTCCATACGATCGAAAAGCAGATCGGCGAAATCCTGGCGCTGCACCAGGGCGTGGCCGGCCAGGCAGCACGTGTCCGCATACTGGATCTCCTGAATCAGGTCGGCATCCGCGAGCCGGAAAAGCGCCTCAAGGCCTATCCGCATGAACTGTCCGGCGGTCAGCGTCAGCGCGTGATGATTGCCATGGCGCTCGCCAACCGGCCGGAGCTTCTAATCGCCGACGAGCCGACGACCGCGCTCGACGTGACGGTGCAGGCGCAGATCCTCCAGTTGCTGCGCGACCTCAAGGGCGCGCATGGCATGTCGATGCTGTTCATCACCCACGATCTCGGCATCGTCCGCAAATTCGCCGATCGCGTTTGCGTCATGACCAAGGGCCGTATTGTCGAAACCGGCACGGTCGAGACGGTCTTCACCAATCCACGGCATGAGTACACCCGGCATCTGCTCGCCGCCGAACCGCGCGGCGAGCCGCCGGTGGGCGACACCAGCAAGCCCGTGGTCATGGAAGGCTCCGACATTAAGGTCTGGTTCCCGATCAAGGCCGGGCTGATGCGCAAGGTGGTCGACCATGTGAAGGCGGTCGATGGCATCGATCTGAGGCTGAGGGCCGGCCAGACGCTCGGCGTCGTCGGTGAATCCGGCTCCGGCAAGACGACGCTCGGCCTGGCGCTCGCCCGCCTGATCTCCTCCAGAGGCCGCATCAGCTTTGTCGGCAGGGACATTGCGGATTATTCCTTCAAGGAGATGCGGCCGCTGCGAAACCAGCTTCAGGTCGTCTTTCAGGACCCCTACGGCTCGCTGAGCCCGCGTATGTCGGTCGGCGAAATCATTGCCGAGGGGCTCAAGGTGCATGAGCAATTTCTGTCTGCGGAAGAGCGCGATCAGCGCGTCTGCTGGGCGTTGGAAGAGGTGGGTCTCGATCCCTCGACCCGCTGGCGCTTCCCGCATGAATTCTCCGGCGGCCAGCGACAGCGCATCGCTATTGCCCGTGCCATGGTGCTGAAGCCACGTTTCGTCATGCTGGATGAGCCGACCTCGGCGCTCGACATGAGCGTGCAGGCCCAGGTGGTCGATCTGCTGCGCGACCTGCAGCGGCGCCATGACCTCGCCTACCTCTTTATCAGCCATGATCTGAAGGTCGTAAAGGCGCTTGCAAACGACCTGATCGTTATGCGCTTCGGCAAGGTCGTGGAGCAGGGTTCGTCAGCCGAGATTTTCCGCGCGCCCAAAGAGGATTACACCAAGGCGCTTCTCGCCGCCGCCTTCAACATCGAGGCGGTACCCACTGCCGCCCTCCAGCAATAAAGACAATCGCCATGCCTGCCAAGAGCCCCGTTCTCGTCGATCTGAAATTCACGCCTGAGGCCATCGCCGCGGCCCTTGAAACCGCTTTCACCGATCGCGGCAGCATCAATCTCGCCGATCCCGCCAACAAAGACGCGGATCTGAGCCATGTCGATTATGCTCTTCTGTGGAAGCCGGATGCCGATCTCTTTCAGCGTGCTCCCAACCTAAAGGTCATCTTTTCCGGCGGTGCCGGCGTCGATTCCATGTTGAATATCGCCGGTCTGCCCGACATTCCCATCGTCCGCTTCGTCGATCGCAGCTTGACGGTGCGCATGACGGAATGGGTCGTGCTGCAATGCCTCATGCATCTGCGCGATGTCTTCGGCCACTTCAGGCACCAGCGCAAGCGCGTCTGGGGTCATCTTCCGGCGCCGGAAGCGCGCGAAGTCACGGTCGGCGTCATGGGGCTCGGCATTCTCGGCCTTGATGCCGCCGCCAAACTCAAGGCCATGGGCTTCCATGTCATCGGCTGGTCGCGGCAGAAAAAGCACATCGACGGCATGGAAACGTTCGACGCCGGCGAGATCGATGCCTTTCTCGCGCGGACCGACATTCTCGTCGGCCTGCTGCCGCTGACACCGGAGACGACGGGGCTTTATAATAGCGCGCTCTTTTCCAAACTTCGCCGCGGCGGCGCCCTGGGTAAGCCGGTGTTCATCAATGCCGGACGCGGCAAGAGCCAGGTTCAGGCCGATATCGTCTCGGCGATCGAGACCGGCGTGCTCGGTGGCGCGTCGCTCGATGTCTTCGATGTCGAGCCGCTGCCGATGGACGACCCGCTCTGGGGCATGGAGAATGTCGTCATCACCCCGCATGATGCGGCGGTCTCCGAAGAATATTCGCTGATGCGTCATGTCGAAGAGCAGATCGCCCGCTTCGAACGCGGCGAGCCCCTGCAATATCTGGTGGATCGCAACCGAGGCTACTGAGCGGTTTCGGAACCTTCCAGCACCGCCTCCGTTTTCCAAAGAACATCGCCACGAGGCGAAATTGGAAGGAGGCTATCATGCCGCGGAAGCTGGAAACCCATACACGTTGGGAGAATTCTGATCGCCGCCTGCATGAGGAAAAGGAGTTGCCTGCGACCGAGGCCAAACAGGGGCGCATGGGGCGCCGGATATTGGCGGTGCTCCTTGTCGCACTTGCCCTGACGGCGATCGTCTGGGCTCTGGTGGAACTGTGGGGTAGTTACGAAGCCACGCACACGGCGCCCGTGACCGCGACTGAGAACCAGACCGCGGCGCCGAAACCACCGGCTCAAGGCAATCCTCAGTCATATTGAATTAGTCACCAATGAAACTTGAGTACACGCGCCGATCTCCCGGCGGCGCGTTTTGATTTGGTATCAATTTTCTTTCAGCGACTGGACTTTCTCTCAACATTTTTTGATAAGAAGAGCATTATACCCGCCGCCAGCGAGTTGGAGGCGCGAAGCATGACGTCCGGGGCGCAGGGAGACGGGCAGGAACGAGATGACGAAGACGGATATCGCCACCCGTGTCTATAACCATACCTGGAAGCTCGATCCGATCATTCGCAGCCTGATCGATACGGATTTCTATAAGCTTCTGATGCTGCAGATGATCTGGAAGCTTTATCCGGATGTCGACGCCACCTTCTCCTTGATCAACCGAACGAAGAGCGTCCGGCTCGCCGACGTGATCGACGAGAAGGAGCTACGTGAACAGCTCGATCATGCGCGCACCCTCAGGCTTGCCAAGAAGGAGATGATCTGGCTGGCGGGTAACAGCTTCTACGGCCGCGCCCAGATCTTCGAGCCGGAATTCCTGGCCTGGCTGTCGAATTTCCAGCTTCCGGAGTATGAGCTTTCGAAGCGCGACGGGCAGTATATTCTCGACTTCCATGGATCGTGGAAGGAAACGACTATGTGGGAGATTCCGGCACTCGCTATCATCAACGAGCTCCGGTCACGGGCGGCGCTGAAGGCGCTGGGTCCTTTTACGCTCGATGTTCTCTATGCGCGCGCCAAGGCGAAGATGTGGGAAAAGGTCGAGCGGCTGCGGGAGCTGCCGAACCTGCGTATTTCCGATTTCGGCACTCGGCGACGCCATAGTTTCCTCTGGCAGCGTTGGTGCGTGGAAGCGCTGAAGGAGGGTGTCAGCCATGCTTTCACCGGCACCAGCAATGTCCTCCTCGCCATGGATTCCGATCTCGAGGCCGTCGGCACCAACGCGCACGAGCTGCCGATGGTGGCGGCTGCACTGGCCAAGACCGATGAGGAGCTTGGCAAGGCGCCCTACAAGGTGTTGCGCGACTGGAACCGCCTCTACGGCGGCAACCTGTTGGTGGTTCTGCCCGACGCCTTTGGTACAGCTTCATTCCTGCGCAACGCACCGGAATGGGTGGCCGACTGGACCGGTTTTCGCCCGGACAGCGCGCCTCCGATCGAAGGCGGCGAGAAGATCATCGAATGGTGGAAGAAGATGGGCCGCGACCCGCGCCAGAAACTTCTGATCTTCTCCGACGGTCTGGATGTCGATGCGATCATCGCCACCTACAAGCATTTCGAGGGCCGCGTGCGCATGAGCTTCGGCTGGGGCACCAACCTCACCAATGATTTCGCCGGCTGCGCCCCCACCGAAATCCATGGACTCAACCCGATCTCGATCGTCTGCAAGGTGATCGAAGCCAACGGCCGCCCGGCCGTCAAGCTTTCGGACAATCCGCAGAAGGCAACGGGCGAACCCGCCGAGGTCGAGCGCTATCTGAAATTCTTCGGCGCCGAGGATCGAGTCGATCAAGAGGTACTGGTGTAGACATGCCTTTGACGGGGAACCAGCCGATGGTTCTTTACGCAAACGGCTGGTACTATATCGTTGGTATCGACCATTTCCGGAGAATTCGATGTCACCCGCGTTGAAGGCCAGTGTAGAAATTGATTCTGACGTGAACGAACGGCTTGAGAAGCTCGCCGCGAGCCGCCATCGCCGGCCAGAGCGGTTGCTGAAGGAGGCTGTCGAGCAATATGTGGAGCGGGAAGAGAAGCGCGACTCGCTATTGCAGGATGCGCGCCATTCCCTGGATGAGTATGGGGTGACGGGCTTGTATGTGACAGGCGATGAAGTCATTGCATGGTTGCAGACTTGGGGCGATGAGGATGAGAAGGCCCCGCCTGAATGCCATCGGTAAGGTTGACGCAGCGCGCTCTTCGCGACCTTGAGCGGATGAGAACATTTCTTCGGCCCAAAAACGCTGCCGCTGCGAAAAAAGCGTCAACAAAGATTATTCAAACAATCCGGATGCTGTCGAACCAGCCCGACATGGGGCGGCCTGTAGAGAACTCGCAGCAAGGATTGCGAGAGCTTATCGTCAGATTTGGGCGTGACGGCTACGTTGTTCTCTACCGATATATTGGCGAAGAAATCCTTATAGCCGCCATTCGCCACGGCCGCGAAGATGGCTACAAATAACGGGCCGTCATTGCACGCTCCGTCCCACCCGTTTGAACAGCGACCACTTGCCGTCCTCCCAGCGATATTGATCGGGTGAGATCACATAGGGCACGTCGCTGAGATCGGCGCTGATCAGTTCGAGAAGCTGCAGTCCCGTGGCGTCGTTTTCGTGGGTGAAGAATACCTTGTCCCGCGACAGGAAGGCCGCGATCGGTGCTGCGCCGCCGGATTGGTCTTGTACCTCGGCCCAGAATTTCGGCAGCAAGGCGACGCTGGATTCGAATTGGCCGTCGATCTCGACATATTGAAACTGACTGAGCTTAGCGATTTGCACGCCGGTCTTCGACAGGAATTTATGAAGATTGGCCTGTGCCGTCTCCGCCAGCTCGCCGACATCGATGCCCCAGCCTTCCAATGCGCTGGTCATCACATAGCTGACCGTGGTCTCGCCGTTGACGACAAAAAGCTTGATCAGATTCTCCGCCTCATCGAGACAGACGAATTGCGGCGGATCGGATTTGCCGTTGATCGCCTGCGTCAGTTGCTGCCGAGCCACGTCAATGACGCTGCGCGATTTCAGCACTGGCAGCACCTTGTCCAGTTCGCCGCCGCCTTTCAAGGTCGCGGTTATGCTCAGATAGTTGAGCAGAGCCTGAGCGCGCCTGTCCCTTCTTCTCGCGCAACGCCAGCAGTGCGTTGCCCAGGAATTTCGTCATCTTGCCGCCGTTGCGGCTATGCAGCGTCAGTCTGCCAGCGCGCGGATCATAGTCGACTTTGATCGCCTCACCGAAAATGGCAGGCGCTCCTGCAGGTAGGCGGAAAAGCGGGCCTCGTCTTGCAGCGCTTCGTCAGGGATGTTGAGATCGAGACTCTTGATCGTCGGCGTGCTGGCCGGCTGTGATGTTAACGGGGCTGGCGGTTCAATCTGCGCGTCCGGCCGTTTGGTTCCGCCGAAGAGCTTTTTCAGGAAGTTGAACACACGACACATGCCCAAACGGTATTGCTGCAAGCCTAGCGCGCCCCCGGTTCATGTGCAATTCCGGCCCCTAATTGATTGTATGACTTGCGTAAGTGCCTGCTTGTCCGCACTAAAAAGGCGTATAGTCTGCAAAAACAGGCTGATCGGGCTGATTGCGAGAAGGGCAGGGGCAAATGAGTATTCTCGGGGGTGGCAGGCGGTCGATTGGAGCGCTGCTTCTATGTCTTATTGCTTTTTCCGTACCGGCAGCGGTCCATGCGCAAAGTGCGACCGCACCAACGGTCGCCGCCCCGCCACCGGAAAAGGTTAGAGAACTCATTCAGATGATGAATGAGCCTGACGTCAAGCAGTGGCTTGCGTCGCAGTTGGATACCAAGCCTGCTGCAGCGGACAAGTCTGCCTCAGGCGGTGGCGAGATGTCGGAATTGTCGGATACCCTCGGCCATACACGGCGGCACTTGGAGATAGTGTCGAGCGCCGCGATGACATTACCTTCCGAGGTAATGACGGCCTCCATGAAGCTTAAAAACGAAGGGGAGGCAGCCGGCCGGCTGCGCATCGGTATCCAGGCGCTGGTGCTGTTTTTCTTTGGCCTCGTGGCCGAACTGGTGGTTGCACGCCTGATCAATGCCAAGCATATGCAGCATGCGGAGCGGGCTGCCGGGGTCGAGACCGAATTGCAAGCCGCGCGCTTCCAGTTCATGGGCGGAGTCGTACCGGCTATCGTCCATGGCGTGGCGACGCTGATTCCGCTTCTCATCTTCGACTGGCCGCCGATCATCGAAAGTTTCGCGATTGCCTGCGTCATCGCGATCGTCTCCATACGGCTGGCGGTTTCGCTCGGCAGACTGCTGATGGAATTGATCGCGATGCGCCGGGCGAGCGACGTGCTCGATGAGGACGGCGGCGCCGCACGCATCGCCGAGCGGCGCCGGGTTGCGAAATACTGGTACAGGCGAGGCACCCTTTTCGTCATCTACTTTGCCTGTGGCTGGGCGGTGATCCAGGCCATGGAACCGCTCGGCTTCTCCGATGGCGCCCGCGCTCTTGTCGGCTATACGCTTGGCATCGGATTGTTCCTGATTGCCGTAGAGGCTGTCTGGGCGCGCCCTGCTCATTCTGGAACAAATGGTAGAAAGGTCGTCTCGTGGCTGCTGACGATTTATTTCGCCGCGCTTTGGTGCCTGTGGGTGACCGGGTTGAATGGTCTGCTCTGGCTTGGCATCTATGCTATTCTGTTGCCGCGTGCGCTCTCCGTGTCGTCGCGGGCGGTAGAGGCGCTGCATGACGCGGCCGGCGGTGTTCTCGGTGCCGGCAAACTGGCGTCGGTGATGCTGGATCGCGGCGTTCGCGCGATCATCATCGCGCTTGCCGCCCTCTGGCTCGGCCACATGCTCGGTGTCGAGGCTGCCACGATGATGAGGCAGCCCGAATCCATGATCGACCGTGTGGCCCGCGGCATCATTGGCGGCATCGTCATTCTGCTGGCCGCCGATTTGCTCTGGCATCTGTCGAAGACCTACATCAATGGCAAACTGTCGGCGTCCGCGCCGCTCGTCAGCGATAGCGAGGAGATGAGGGCTCGGCGCGCCCGGCTGCACACACTGCTGCCGATCTTCCGCAATATCCTTGCTGTAGTCATCGGCATCATCGCGATCATGATGGTGCTGTCGGGTCTCGGCATCGAGATCGGGCCGCTGATTGCCGGCGCCGGCGTGGTCGGCGTTGCCGTCGGTTTCGGCGCGCAGACCATCGTGAAAGACGTCATCAGCGGTATCTTCTATCTCTGGGACGATGCTTTCCGCATCGGCGAATATATCGAAAGCGGCAGCCACAAAGGCGTGGTGGAGTCCTTCAGCCTGCGCTCTGTGAAGCTTCGCCATCAGCGCGGCCCGCTTGCAACCATTCCCTTCGGCTCGCTCGGGGCGGTCAACAACATGAACCGCGACTGGGCGATCGACAAGATCATCCTGAAGGTCACTTACGACACCGACCTGGTGAAGACCAAGCGCATTATCAAGGAGATCGGCCAGCAATTGCTCGATGATCCGGACCTGTCACCGAGCATCATCCAGACACTGAAGATGAAGGGCGTCGAGCAGTTCGGCGATTTTGCGATCGAGATCAGGCTGGCGATCACCACCAAGCCCGGCGAAGTTTCCGTCATCCGCCGCAACGCCCTGGCGATGATCAAGCAGGCCTTCGATGAAAACGGCATCCATTTTGCGTTCCCGACGGTGCAGGTCGCAAGCGAAAGGGATGCCGCCGCCGCGGCCGCCCGCCAGGTGATCGAGATGCGGACGGCCGGCCTCGAAGGCGAACAACAGGCAGGTTAATAGCCGGCCTCAGAAGGTTTCCTTATAGGGGCGCAGGTCGATCTCCTGGGTCCAAGCGGAGGGATGCTGGCGGTGGATATGCCAGTAGGTCTCGGCGATGGCATCGATGTTGAGCAGCGTGTCGGCCTGAACGTCCGGACGCCTCGACCGCAATCTTTCGCCGTCGATGCCGCCATCGATGATAGTGTGGGCGACATGCAGCCCGAGCGGCCCGAATTCCCGCGCCATGCTCTGGCTGATCATCCTCAAGCCCGCCTTGGCGGCAGCGAACTGCGCAAATCCGGCCTTGCCGCGCAAGCTGGCCGACGCGCCGGTAAAGATCACGGTGCCGCGTCCGAGGGGGACGAGATGCCGGGCCGCTTCCCGGCCGACAAGGAAGCCGCCGAAGCAGCAGATGCGCCAGAATTCCTCGAACTCGGCGGCGGTGATACCGCGAAAGCCGATGTGGCGGTTGATGCCGGCGTTAAAGACGACGAAGTCGGGCGGGTCGATGTCGTCCT is part of the Rhizobium sp. CB3090 genome and harbors:
- a CDS encoding TetR/AcrR family transcriptional regulator, with the protein product MTNMRESSQKSSGEPQTRIPKRRRGHDRVAVLLETAAKIFVQKGYDAATMTEIAAEAHSSIGSLYQFFPTKPLLAEALHVDRLERLKAVLQDIAEKSGGRSAADSGEAIFDRLGAFIEEFPEFPVLAARRDVPKDRKMRSRAELKELISSILRRAEPPITDDVALMSAIILELLRIAVVAANEPEAAGDRRLVHELRLMLRKRLEEAAAKA
- a CDS encoding extracellular solute-binding protein, whose protein sequence is MASSRLKAGLVASLFCLLILPAPSNADELQFRIGTAILGDLKYQPGFKHFDYVNPDAPKGGELKLSSNGTFDTLNPILLKGNPVTGIGLVFDTLLKSADDEIASAYGLLAEGVSYPDDISNATFRLRAEAKWADGTPVTPEDVIFSFEKAKELNPFMTSYYAHVSRAEKTGDRDVTFTFDEKNNRELPFILGQLLPIVPKHWWEGTGPDGKLRDISRTTLEPVMGSGPYKIAAVSPGSTIRYELRDDYWAKNLPVNVGENNFGVISYAYYADDDVEFEGFRGGNVDFWQDNSASRWVTGYDFPAVKDGRIKREDVPNPLRATGVMQALVPNMRRDQFKDQRVREALNYAFDFEEINRTVAYGVYHRDDSYFFGTKLASSGLPQGEELNILNEIKDKVPPEVFTTPYSNPVGGDPQKSRDNLRKAIGLLKDAGYVIKGNQMVNAKTGQPFSIEILLGSPFVEKWVLPYAQNLKKIGIDARVRTVDSSQYINRVRSFDYDMIWTVWAQTLNPGNEQIDMWGSASANRQGSRNYAGIADPGIDALITKVILAKDVAEKDAAAKALDRVLLAHHYVVPLFYATSFHIAYWDKFEHSANLPEYSMGFPETWWSKNAGK
- a CDS encoding microcin C ABC transporter permease YejB, which translates into the protein MGAYILRRLLLMIPTIIGIMAISFTIVQFAPGGPVEQVIAQLTGQADNANGRLSGGTDVLGQQSVDDSSSKYRGAQGLDPELIAKLDKQFGFDKPPLERFGQMMWNYIRFDFGESFFRNTTVIDLIGQKLPVSISLGIWILIFSYAISIPLGIRKAIQDGSTFDVWTSGVIIIGYAVPSFLFGIMLIVLFAGGSFFDWFPLRGLVSDNFADLSWWQKIIDYLWHLVLPLISLSLAAFATTTLLTKNSFIEEIKKQYVITARAKGLSERRVLYGHVFRNAMLIVIAGFPGAFISAFFTGSLLIENIFSLDGLGRLSYLSVVQRDYPIVFATLYIFSLLGLFVGLISDLIYTWIDPRIDFERRDV
- a CDS encoding ABC transporter permease gives rise to the protein MDAATNSTAPAVVKPPRKGLFSPTNIRRWQNFKANRRGYWSLWLFLILFVLSLGAEFIANDRPILISYKGEILTPVFVDYPEEKFGGFLAQTDYRAEDINQEINANGWMIWPPIHYSYQTANSNLPKGMSAPTPPFWLMSKEKRCSGYEKGVDDPNCTLSNLNWLGTDDQARDVLARMIYGFRISVLFGLALTICSAVVGVAAGAIQGYFGGWTDLLLQRFIEIWSSMPVLYILLIIASVLPPGFFILLGILLLFSWVGLVGVVRAEFLRARNFEYVRAARALGVNNITIMYRHLLPNAMVATLTFVPFILSGSITTLTSLDFLGFGMPPGSPSLGEMIAQGKSNLQAPWLGLSAFFTMSIMLSLLIFIGEAVRDAFDPRKTFR